In a single window of the Cupriavidus sp. P-10 genome:
- the cobO gene encoding cob(I)yrinic acid a,c-diamide adenosyltransferase, with protein sequence MTDSHNPATDDPERDARHKARMMRKKEVIDAKIAAAQDERGVIVITTGNGKGKSSSGFGMVVRALGHGMRAGVVQFIKGAQPTGEEMFLRRFPEECAFHVMGEGYTWDTQDRSRDVAKAEAAWEVARAMLRDPAIGLVLLDELNIALKLHYLDVDRVVADLRARPPMQHVVITGRGAPPALVEAADTVTDMTPVKHAFQQGIKAQRGVEM encoded by the coding sequence ATGACTGACTCCCACAACCCCGCCACCGATGACCCGGAGCGCGACGCGCGCCACAAGGCGCGCATGATGCGCAAGAAAGAAGTGATCGACGCCAAGATCGCCGCGGCGCAGGACGAGCGTGGCGTGATCGTCATCACCACCGGCAACGGCAAGGGCAAATCCAGCTCCGGCTTCGGCATGGTGGTGCGCGCGCTCGGCCACGGCATGCGTGCCGGCGTGGTCCAGTTCATCAAGGGCGCACAGCCGACCGGCGAAGAGATGTTCCTGCGCCGCTTCCCCGAGGAATGTGCGTTCCACGTGATGGGCGAGGGCTATACCTGGGACACCCAGGACCGCTCGCGCGACGTGGCCAAGGCGGAAGCCGCGTGGGAAGTGGCTCGCGCCATGCTGCGCGACCCGGCGATCGGGCTGGTGCTGCTCGACGAACTCAACATCGCGCTCAAGCTGCACTATCTTGATGTGGATCGGGTCGTCGCCGACCTGCGCGCGCGCCCGCCGATGCAACACGTAGTCATCACCGGCCGCGGCGCGCCGCCGGCGCTGGTCGAGGCGGCCGACACCGTCACCGACATGACGCCGGTCAAGCACGCCTTCCAGCAGGGCATCAAGGCGCAGCGCGGCGTGGAAATGTAG
- a CDS encoding ABC transporter ATP-binding protein, protein MNAPADWSQPLAACPVLALRDVRLRTGQRVLVEHLTMDIGVGQLWCIAGPNGAGKSTLMTALAGLRHVDGGSVEIDGKPAAQVAPSALARQRAYLPQAVHDTFSMSVLDAVRVGRHPHLSGWGWTGREDDRVVRDTIRAMDIEALAARDVLTLSGGERQRASLAAALAQQAPLLLLDEPVSHLDLRHQILVLEQLAALARAGRHAIVVILHDLTLALRYATHALLMAEDGTALHGAAAEVLTPERCSRALRTPIVSVSDGVHTALIPDGAKAPRPFTQDPNP, encoded by the coding sequence ATGAACGCGCCCGCCGACTGGTCGCAGCCGCTTGCGGCCTGCCCCGTGCTGGCGCTGCGCGATGTGCGGCTGCGCACCGGCCAGCGCGTGCTGGTCGAGCACCTGACGATGGACATCGGCGTCGGCCAGCTGTGGTGCATCGCCGGTCCCAACGGCGCCGGCAAGTCCACGCTGATGACCGCGCTGGCGGGCCTGCGCCACGTGGACGGCGGCAGCGTCGAGATCGACGGCAAGCCGGCGGCTCAGGTCGCGCCGTCGGCGCTGGCGCGCCAGCGCGCGTACCTGCCGCAGGCAGTGCACGATACGTTCTCGATGTCGGTGCTCGATGCGGTGCGCGTGGGCCGCCATCCGCACCTGTCCGGCTGGGGCTGGACCGGGCGCGAGGATGACCGCGTGGTGCGCGACACGATCCGCGCCATGGACATCGAGGCACTGGCGGCCCGCGACGTGCTCACGCTGTCCGGCGGCGAGCGGCAGCGCGCTTCGCTGGCTGCCGCGCTGGCGCAGCAGGCGCCGCTGCTGCTGCTCGACGAGCCGGTGTCGCACCTCGACCTGCGCCACCAGATCCTGGTGCTGGAGCAGCTTGCCGCGCTGGCCCGCGCCGGTCGCCACGCCATCGTGGTGATCCTGCACGACCTGACGCTGGCGCTGCGCTACGCCACCCATGCCTTGCTGATGGCCGAAGACGGCACCGCGCTGCACGGCGCCGCGGCCGAGGTGCTGACCCCCGAACGCTGCTCGCGTGCGCTGCGCACGCCCATCGTCAGCGTCAGCGACGGCGTGCATACTGCACTGATTCCCGACGGCGCCAAGGCGCCGCGTCCCTTTACGCAAGACCCGAACCCATGA
- a CDS encoding FecCD family ABC transporter permease, with amino-acid sequence MSEFRRALALWLALALASVVVFAASLALGSVSLDARELWQALAGADTGTAGAIVRELRLPRAAAAFACGGLLALSGALMQVLLRNPLAEPYVLGVSGGASVGALLAMLVLAPWWGVQTAAAVGALCSMLLVATLARRDLLHPQVQGGHREAGARLLLTGVILAAGWGAVITLILAVAPESRLRGMLFWLTGDLGGTASYGGALATMIVALLLAMPMARALNVMLLGETVAQSLGVRVGRVRLLTFLLSSVCIAVAITTAGSIGFVGLVVPHLVRLAWGNDQRLLLPAAVLLGGALLMAADLIARTVIAPAQLPVGVITALLGVPTFLYLLLRRPR; translated from the coding sequence ATGTCTGAGTTCCGGCGCGCCCTGGCGTTGTGGCTGGCGCTCGCCCTGGCGTCAGTCGTAGTCTTCGCGGCGTCGCTTGCGCTGGGCAGCGTCTCGCTCGATGCGCGCGAGCTGTGGCAGGCGCTCGCCGGTGCTGACACCGGCACCGCCGGCGCCATCGTGCGCGAGCTGCGCCTGCCGCGCGCGGCCGCCGCCTTTGCCTGCGGCGGGCTGCTGGCCCTGTCCGGCGCGCTGATGCAGGTGCTTCTACGCAACCCGCTGGCCGAACCCTATGTGCTGGGCGTCTCCGGCGGTGCGTCGGTCGGCGCCTTGCTGGCGATGCTGGTGCTGGCGCCGTGGTGGGGCGTGCAGACGGCCGCCGCCGTCGGCGCGCTGTGCTCGATGCTGCTAGTGGCCACGCTGGCGCGGCGCGACCTGCTGCACCCGCAGGTGCAGGGCGGCCATCGCGAAGCTGGCGCGCGCTTGCTGCTGACGGGCGTGATCCTCGCCGCGGGGTGGGGCGCGGTGATCACGCTGATCCTCGCCGTGGCGCCGGAATCCCGGCTGCGCGGCATGCTGTTCTGGCTGACCGGCGACCTGGGCGGCACCGCCAGCTACGGCGGCGCGCTGGCGACGATGATCGTCGCGCTGCTGCTGGCCATGCCGATGGCGCGCGCGCTCAACGTGATGCTGCTGGGCGAGACCGTGGCGCAGTCGCTGGGTGTGCGCGTAGGCCGTGTGCGGCTGCTGACTTTCCTGCTCTCCTCGGTTTGCATTGCCGTGGCCATCACCACTGCCGGTTCGATCGGCTTTGTCGGCCTGGTCGTGCCGCACCTGGTGCGGCTGGCGTGGGGCAACGACCAGCGCCTGCTGCTGCCGGCCGCGGTGCTGCTGGGCGGCGCGCTGCTGATGGCGGCCGACCTGATCGCCCGCACCGTGATCGCCCCGGCACAGCTGCCAGTGGGCGTGATCACGGCGCTGCTGGGCGTGCCGACCTTCCTCTACCTGCTGCTGCGGAGGCCGCGATGA